The proteins below come from a single Rosa rugosa chromosome 2, drRosRugo1.1, whole genome shotgun sequence genomic window:
- the LOC133731144 gene encoding receptor-like protein EIX2, with protein sequence MVNLNPISHLILHLLLLLFLASSGSGHGVPDSCFEEERQALLNFKHDLADLSGRPSSRLSSWVGHACCQWQGISCNNRTGHVEKMDLRNTYPDTHYEVWNDTEYNQSFLVGKMNHSLLRLKHLSYLDLSWNYFQGVHIPKFIRQLTSLTYLNLSNSYFAGEIPSSLGNLSNLNYLDLKSIYGGVSTKNLNWLSHLTSLKYLNLRYVNLSSTRVSWLHDVNMLPSLLELHLSSFQIDGNQLPLSLPTINFTSLLVLDMSSNVINSSFPTWLLNLTSLKSLEHLDLSSMYLQGQIPQGIGHLCKLKMLNLGYNQFSGGLQEILSGFSNCRDNGGMVSELQHLDLSSNSFSGSFPESFQHLSSLKTLDLSYNRMNGSIIPQILGQLSQLVDLDLSRNPWNGILTEAHLMNLRRLETFRIGTDKPALSSSLIFNVTDDWVPPFNLSEVYIQNCRVGPAFPVWLRSQTQLVDVRLDNTGISDRIPEEWLLKISSQVEFLYLPNNGIGGKLSFQFKFPNIILIDLRHNQFEGTLQQLLPTNMPLLGGLFLSDNHLKGTIPPSICQVQHMKILSLRNNQLSGEFTQEWSLWSEIRIVDVSNNNLSGNIPSSMGIPCSLSVLKMHNNHFGGEIPSLLQNCSALIDIDLSGNKLTGILPIWIGLKLSYLEYVLLRRNFLRGNIPEQLCNLQYLHIPDLGHNNISGTIPTCLSNLTAMQYEGVGFLGFMDYDELTAVIMKGRELEYSNDHTLLLVKSIDFSSNNLEGEIPEDISFLIGLGSLNLSGNHLTGKIPWKFRNLSKLETLDLSHNHLSGEIPQSFSSLTSLSHLNLSYNNLSGRIPSGHQLQTLDNSSYTGNPSLCGFPLSTKCPGKLGFYISEDEDEDDNGKLGFYISMVLGFVIGFWGVFWHITHKEVMEVCLFSIL encoded by the coding sequence ATGGTTAACCTGAACCCTATCTCTCACCTCATTCTTCACCTTTTGCTCTTGCTATTTTTAGCTTCTTCAGGTTCGGGGCATGGAGTTCCAGATTCATGCTTCGAGGAAGAGAGACAAGCCCTTCTCAACTTCAAACATGATCTTGCCGATCTTTCTGGCAGGCCTTCTAGCAGGCTTTCTTCTTGGGTGGGTCATGCATGCTGTCAATGGCAAGGAATTTCATGCAACAACCGAACTGGTCATGTTGAAAAGATGGACCTCCGAAATACATATCCAGATACCCACTATGAGGTTTGGAACGACACAGAGTATAACCAATCCTTTTTAGTGGGTAAGATGAATCATTCTTTGCTTCGCTTAAAACATTTATCTTACTTAGATCTAAGCTGGAACTATTTTCAAGGGGTTCACATCCCCAAGTTCATTAGGCAGCTTACGAGTTTGACTTATCTCAATCTCTCAAATTCCTACTTTGCCGGAGAGATTCCGTCATCTCTCGGTAACCTCTCAAACTTGAACTATTTAGACCTCAAATCTATTTATGGCGGTGTTTCTACCAAAAACTTGAATTGGCTTTCTCATCTCACTTCCCTAAAATACCTCAATCTTAGATATGTGAACCTTAGCAGCACTAGAGTAAGTTGGCTACATGATGTCAACATGCTTCCTTCACTCTTAGAGTTGCATTTGTCTTCTTTCCAAATTGATGGAAACCAGCTTCCACTCTCCCTGCCCACAATTAACTTCACATCACTTTTGGTCCTTGATATGTCTTCCAATGTTATTAATTCTTCATTCCCCACATGGCTTTTAAATCTTACTAGCCTCAAATCCCTCGAACACCTAGACTTATCTTCTATGTATCTCCAAGGTCAAATTCCTCAAGGTATTGGACATCTGTGCAAGCTAAAGATGTTAAATCTTGGGTACAACCAATTTAGCGGAGGTCTTCAAGAGATTTTGAGTGGTTTCTCAAATTGTCGAGATAATGGGGGGATGGTAAGTGAATTGCAGCATCTTGACCTCAGTTCCAACTCTTTTTCTGGATCATTTCCAGAATCTTTTCAACACTTATCATCCTTGAAAACACTGGACCTCTCTTATAATCGTATGAACGGTTCCATTATTCCTCAAATTTTGGGACAACTCTCTCAGCTAGTTGATCTAGATCTGTCTAGGAATCCATGGAACGGAATTCTAACGGAAGCGCATCTCATGAACCTCAGGAGATTGGAGACATTTCGAATAGGCACAGACAAACCTGCGTTGTCATCATCCCTCATTTTCAATGTGACTGATGACTGGGTTCCCCCATTCAACCTCAGCGAAGTTTACATTCAAAACTGCAGAGTGGGTCCTGCGTTTCCGGTATGGCTTCGATCTCAAACTCAACTAGTTGATGTCCGCCTTGACAATACTGGAATTTCTGATCGAATACCTGAGGAATGGCTCTTGAAGATATCTTCACAGGTTGAATTCTTGTATTTACCTAACAATGGCATTGGTGGAAAACTTTCCTTCCAATTCAAGTTTCCGAATATAATTCTCATAGATTTGCGTCACAATCAATTTGAAGGCACACTCCAGCAGCTTTTGCCCACAAATATGCCTCTATTAGGAGGCTTGTTTCTTTCTGATAATCATTTGAAAGGAACTATTCCACCTTCAATTTGCCAAGTGCAACATATGAAAATCCTTTCTCTCAGGAACAATCAATTGTCCGGAGAGTTTACTCAAGAATGGAGTCTGTGGAGCGAAATACGTATCGTGGATGTCTCAAACAACAATCTCTCTGGTAATATTCCCAGTTCAATGGGCATCCCATGTTCTCTTTCAGTTTTGAAGATGCACAACAATCATTTTGGAGGTGAAATTCCTTCTCTCTTGCAAAATTGCTCTGCTTTGATTGATATTGACCTGAGTGGCAACAAACTCACTGGAATCCTGCCTATATGGATAGGGTTAAAGCTTTCTTATTTGGAGTATGTACTATTGCGACGTAATTTTTTAAGAGGAAATATTCCCGAACAGTTGTGCAATCTTCAATACCTTCATATCCCAGACCTTGGCCATAACAACATTTCAGGGACTATTCCCACATGTTTGAGTAATTTGACTGCTATGCAGTATGAGGGGGTCGGTTTTTTAGGCTTCATGGATTACGACGAGTTAACAGCAGTTATCATGAAAGGAAGAGAACTTGAATATAGCAATGATCATACATTGCTTTTGGTAAAGAGCATTGATTTTTCTTCTAATAATTTAGAAGGTGAAATCCCTGAAGATATAAGCTTTCTCATTGGATTGGGTTCCTTAAACTTGTCGGGGAACCATTTAACTGGAAAGATTCCATGGAAGTTCAGAAACTTAAGCAAGTTGGAAACTCTTGATCTCTCACACAACCACCTTTCAGGAGAGATTCCCCAGAGCTTTTCTTCTTTGACCTCATTGTCTCACTTGAACTTGTCTTATAATAACCTTTCTGGAAGAATTCCTTCAGGGCACCAACTTCAAACATTGGATAATTCATCCTACACGGGGAATCCATCACTCTGTGGTTTTCCTCTTTCAACCAAGTGCCCGGGAAAGCTTGGTTTCTATATcagtgaagatgaagatgaagatgataaTGGAAAGCTTGGTTTCTATATCAGCATGGTCCTCGGGTTTGTCATAGGCTTCTGGGGTGTTTTTTGGCACATTACTCATAAAGAAGTCATGGAGGTATGCCTATTTTCAATTCTTTGA